AGAAGGTTGTTGTTCAACTATATTTTCTTCTACAACTTGCTGATTTGGACTAGAGTGCTCCTCAATGGTACTATCATTTGTAGCATTTGTAAAGCCTTGAGATGCATGCTGCTCAGAATTATGAGAGGCTTCATCTGGAAAGAAAAGAGTTGGCAAAGCAGGACTACAATACCCTGTCTCCTTATCTCTTGTGATGCCAATTAAATCTTTTGATTTGAATGGAAACGATTGCTCATAAAACTGTACATCTCTGGAAACAAAGGTTGACCTACTGTGAAGGTCATACAATGTGTAACCTTTGATATGGGCTGGAAAACCTATGAATACGCACTTCCTCCCTCTTGCTGCCATTTTATGTCTTCCCTGTGACAAAGTAGACGCATAACAGAGGCACCCAAATACTTTCAAATGACTATAGTCTATAGGCTTTCCAAACAATGTCTCAAAAGGTGTCTTCCAACCAAGAATACCTGTAGGAACTCTGTTAATTAAGTAAGTAGCATGAAGGACACAATGCCCCCAAAACTTCAGTGGCAAACCTGCTTGAAATCTCAAAGCTCTTGCAACATTAAGTATAtgttgatgttttctttcagcTACAGCATTCTGTTGAGGAGTTTCCACACATGTTTTCAGATGTACAATTCCTCTTTCATTATAAAATTCCAGCATATTGAATTCAAGGCCATTGTCACTCCTTATAATTTTGACTTTAGTTGAGAATTGTGTATCAACATAACTACAAAAACTCTTAAGTAAAGTCCTTGTGTCTGATTTTTGCTTCATCGTATGAATCCAAGTAAATCTGCTATAGTCATCAACAATTGTTAAGAAATAACATTCTCAATTCATAGTACAAACAGAAAAGGgcccccaaatatcagtatgtATGAGTTCAAAACAAGCAGATGTTCTAGTAACACTAATAGGGAAAGAGTTTCTCTTGTGTTTGGCAAAATGACATGCATCACAAATCAATTCATCTTTATTCTCGAACATTGAACACCATCCAACAGATGCATTTTATTAACAGGAAAATGTCCTAGTCTATTATGCCAAGTATGTATACTGACATTATTACAGTGCACAAAGTCATAAAAAACACTAGTTTTCTTCGTTGGTGGATTGATCAAGTAGTAAAGCCCTTTCTCCTCCTTAGCAAAACCATTCATCTTCTTGCCAAGTTGTTCCTGAATCAAACACTTATCAGCCATCACAAGTAAACTACATGCTGATTTTGTCAGTTGACTAGCAGACACAATGTTGAAAGTGAAGGTAGGTATATAAAGCACATTCTGTAAATAAAGAACTTCAGTAAGCTTTATAGTCCCTACATGTGTCATTGGAACAATTTCTCCATTTGGCATATTCACAACAATTCCTTGCACACAACTGTAAGTATCAAAGTAATTTAAATCACACACAATATGATCCGTAGCTCCAGTATCTAATATCCAAGTGTCTGAATGTTTTAGTAAAGCATTAATACTggcactactacaaaaataccttttaacgtcggttattttggacatacgacgtcggtttttttacGACGTAGTTCCAGCagacgttataaataaattatacgacgtcggttttaaaaaaccgacgtcgtatattatttttaaatttttaaataaatacatacgacgtcgttttttcagaaaaccgacgtcgtatgtcgttttattttaaaaaaatagagatacggcgtcggttttttaaaaaaaccgacgccgtatctctatttaaaaaaaataaaatgagatatGGCGTCGGTGTTTGTATAAAACTGACGCTATAtctctatttaaaaaataaaacaagataCAGTGTCAGTTTTTGAAAAAACCAACGCTGTATctccttttaattaaaaaaaaagaattaaaaagcAGCGAATCGTATCTGGTTATATAAAAACACGTACATAGTGGGAAATAAATGAGCCATGCAGTTTTATCACTACATAAAAGCTGTTCCAATTGTGATCAAGACATTGTGACAGCAATGTACACATACGCCTTTACAACTCCATTACAAATAATCATGATGCCTATATATAGAGGGGGCCATCACTACTCTGTACGCACCCTGCTGTTTTCAGCTGCCCTCACTTGAAAGGAGTATGGATGTGCCTAAAACAGAAAAGGACACGATTGGGCATCCTCTCACCAGACCATAGAAAGCACAATTGATTGAACTTTAATTCATTACCATCCACTTTGTTAATTTCAAAGATTGGTTGTCACAGAatgattaaaacaaaaaaaaaaaacaaaaaaacaaaaaaaaaaaacaagaaagggGAAATTAAGCCATAAGAAATTACCATAGCTTCTTTAGCTGTAAGCCTGCCTGTCTTGATGATCATAACGAAGGAGCTTATCAAGGAAATCAATTGCCTGTGCACATGATAAGTGAAATTCAAATTAGGAACAAACACATTAGGAAAAAATTTTCAAACCTATGGAGAAACTAAATGCTGGTTGTCTACATTAACAAATCGGGACCAAGGTTTCCTGCTGTGCCTGtgggagaaaaaataaaaattcaatacgGGTTATGATGGATTTGGGAATTCATTTTACAACTTAATTTTGGTTGCACCAGTTACAACAGTTTTTATCCTTAAGAGAGAACTTCGAATGAAGCTATGCTTCAAAAGTTCAAATTGCCAAATTACACCCAAAACATACTGTATCAATAATAGGCAATTCCAAAAGATGACAAGTTAGGATCTGAATACCTTCCAACCAGAGCATCATGTTGAGGATCAAGCTCCAGATGATATTTGTTGAGATATGCATTCAACTCATCTGTGCCAAGAACCTGAAAATTTTACAAGTACACTTTATAGGCATATTTATAGGAAACACCTGTTCCCCCAAGGACTCACAGTGTCAAATAATGCATTTGGACAGCCATTACTAGCCTCAGCATCATATATGATGGTCATTTCAGATAAGCAAACTTGGGCTAgcaaggaaaaaaatattataaatacgAAATCCAAATTCTACCAATAGTTATtaggattttcaaaaataaatgcaTTAAATCACCCgcaccaccaaaaaaaaaatattaatcatCAGGTGAGCAAGCAGAGAAAATAATAGCAGAAAAATATTATTGGGGTTATCTAGTCTGTGATACTAAACAGCCAATTAAGTATAGATATGTACAGAATAAGCAATAAATTTAGTAGGAAGGTGGAAGTATCATCCTCGCCTTTTCTGAGCTGCAATGATCAATATGCcatgcaattaattcaaatggtaataccAAATGGAAATCAACAACTTAATACCTTCGCAATTTTAACAAGTTGATCATGGTTGTCATAGCCATAGAAGAATGGCTCTTTCCTAAAGATCTGCAGGTTAAGGAACATTAAATTTCATCAAAAGTTACTAACATCAAAATTCAAGCTGGTTTGGTAGTGAGACAAATGTACCAGCACAAGTTGTAGTTAAACCTAGAACAGAGTTGCAAGCAAACATGTTTACTATACAGTATACAGCATATGGAATTAGGGGAGAATTTTCTAAGCAGAAAGCACTGAAAGTTACATTCAAATCCCATCACATCAATAACAAATAGATTTATCAAAGTTTAGAGGGAAGATTTGTTAAGAGCAATTCTGTCATTGGAAAGGAAAAAGATGGTGTAAGAGCTAATTCTTTAAGCTACATCCAACTGCTTCCTACAAGAATGTACAGGGCAAGGGCTGAGCATTAATGCTACAACCAGCTAAGCTGTTTATGagcattaatttattatttatgtcaatagaaatataaacaaataaaataatattaataacgaTGATGATTTGAAAAACCAAGTCAACTATAATTATCCAAATGAAAGAGCCAAACAACCTTCCTAACACTAAACGACACTCTCCTATGATCTTTGAGATGGTTTCAAAATGTGCTCCACCTTCTATCTCAGTAGGTgaaaaatataatctaattagCAAAGCACATTGATGGAAAGAAAACTGGAAAATCAGTTTTTACTAATGACATTAAAAACATTCTAGTATTTTACCTTCATTTTGCGTTAGCAATTCTTGATCTCTAAGAAACATGTTAAACATAACTCTATCTGAGATAGAGCATGCCCTACAGAACTTTTAGAATATCAAAATCCAAACATACCTTCATTCTAGTCCTACTGCAATCAACAACATACACAAGCAAGAGTACATGAAATTGATAAAATGCACAGTATTCGAATATCAAAATCCAAAACAAATCTCACCAAAAGTAGGGAGATTTTTCCTGGAGGCGCTAGCTGTCCATAGTTTGGGGGAGATCATTTTTGTCTCGATCTGCAGGGAAATTCATCAAAGTAAGTCTGGAAAGTGGAATCCAAAGGGAAATGATATAGAGGAAAAGGTAAAAACGGTACCAGCAGCTCTTTTTCTCCAAATGAGCTTGAAGATTTCGTGAACCAAGCCCTATTTGATTTACAGACCAAAAACTAAtctctggaaaaaaaaattgaaaagaagagCATAAGAATAAAGGGAATTACTGAGGCAAGGAGGCGACTGGACAGTGGTGACTGGTGAAAACGAAGGAGGCTCACGACCGGCGACTGAGGCGGGTTGAGGGTGAAGCTGGTGGCAGTGGTGGGCGGTGGCGTCGTGGCAAGGCAGAGGCGCAAAGATCGGTCGCGGGGCATAAACCCTAAACATTTGTTACAATGGAGAAGGTGCGGCGGTGAGGCTATACGGCGGCGCGGGTGTGCGGCTGTGTCCGGTGGTGAGGTTGTGCAgtggagagaagaagaagaaagaaggtgGATGGAGGCGTTGGTTGCGGCGGAGAGAATAGAAGAAGATCGTGCGATTGGTTCCTggattttgttatttataaaatcTACAACAGCATAATTAACAAAGGATATCCATTAACAAATACCCGAagttgtattttatatattcaatgatacgacgtcggttatagtcataaaaccgacgtcgtatcatctcagatttttaaaaaaaaatcatattaaaacaaagagtatattattatcattttttctGTATAAAATATACGGcatcggttatttaattaaccgatgccgtatattatttttatttttttcattttgtatttttttcgcGTAAGATATACGAcatcggttatttaattaaccgatgCCGTATGTTATTttcagtttttatttattttttcacgTAAAACATACGGCAtcggttatttaaataaccgatgccgtatgttattttttattttttattttttttagtaagacATACGGcatcggttatttaattaaccgacgccgtatgctattatttcacttttaacgtcggttttttacttttaacgtcggtttttcaaaaaaccgacgttatatgtccGACGTTATATGTTGTTTCTGTAGTAGTGTGGTGACAAAAGTGTACTTGCCTTTAGGATGTTGTTCTGCTGCTGCTTTGAAGTTAGGGGCCAGACCTGAAGACGTGGCGGCACTCACACTGGCAGCTATGGATGAACCTGAGCTATTTTGTCCAACTTGTGATTGCAGCATAGAAATGAGCTTATGGATTTGCTCATTGGACAAGCTAAGATCAGCTTCTATCTGTCCAGAACTAGCAGacttctgattagtattacctGATACCGCAGCAGAGACTCCATTTTGTATCTGTTTGCCCTTAGACTTGTATCCTGGGTATCCAACCCGGTGGATAACCGTGTTTCTTATAACACTTCTTAGCAGTATGACCATTCATTCCACAGAAAATACACTTAGCCACATATTTATTCATATTATTGAAGGTGAATCTCcttttgttgttattgtttaCAGCAGCCACAACGTTTTCAGTTACTGCATCAGTGAGGCTAGCACTAATGTGCACAGTTTCAAGGCCATGCAACTGCCTCTCTAACTTCATTGCCATGGCAAAAACTTTGTGCACAGGCGACATGGGCTCTAGGACAAGCACTCCTGACTTTATGCTTGAAAACTCATCACTCAAACCTTTCAGAAAGCGAATAACCTCATCATCCTCTCGTTCTTTTCTGATCTTAGCAGCTAATTCGCATGAGCACTTTGGAACAGTCAAACCACGTTGACACTTTAGATTACATTCACATACAGGAAGAGGCCTCAGTGCACTCATTTCTTCCCATAAAATTCTAGACTGAGTATAATAATCAGTAACACTACAAGCTCCTTGTTTAAGGCTATAAATCTCATCTTGGAGATCAGAAATTCTATGAGCATCTACTTGTGAAAATCTATTTTTCAAATCCTCCCAAATGCGTGTAGCAAAATCGAAATACATCACACTTTGTGCAATTGAAGGACTAAGAGAATTGATAATCCAGGTACTAACCAGAATATTGCATCTCTCCCATGCCTTGTACTCTGGATCGCTAATAGCAGGTACTAGAATTGCTCCACTGATGATTCCCCACTTGTTTCTCACTTTGAGTGCCATTGTCATGGATCTGCTCCACGAACTGTAGTTGGAAGTTGTTAAAGGAGGACTAACGAGCACTTTGCTCGCACTTTCATTtgcaggaagaagaagaagatcttctGTGTTCGTCGTTCGTCGTTCGTCGCGGAGGTTCGATCACCGGAGTACGGGCTAGTTCTGGCGGAGAAGTCTCCGTGTTGTTACCTCCAACCGCCGAGATAACGGCCGCATAACTTCGATCTCCACGCTCTGATACCATTTCAGATTaataggaaaagaaaaattgcaGCAGTAGTTGAAGAGCTTTCATGGTGGAAAGAGAAACAGAGAGAAGACTTTTTATTTAATCAGAAAAAATTGTTTCTTACAGGTGGAAAGGGAGACTATATATGTAGTCAAACAAGGAGATAAAAAGACAAGAATAACCTTCTAACAAACTCAAGAAGAGTTGGATACAGAATGTTCTAGAATGCTACTAGAGTATTGCTTCTCATTCTTCAATATGTATAACACaaacaaaattgaaagaaaGCTTAGAGTACAAGGTTGTAATAATTTACTGTACaactgaaaaagaaaatggaagcCTGCTTGCAACTAACCaccccaacaaaaaaaaaaaaaacataagagtTTCTCACCAGCTGCCACGCTATCCACAGTGTCCTCTACAGCGGCATCCAACATCTCTATTATTGATGGGTGAGCAAATATCGTAGCTAAAGAAGTACCTTCTAGATATCTAGACTAAATTGGAATAGAGTGTCAAGagttaataatataaatgcAGTAAAAACTTCTTAACTAACATAGAATGGAGGAAAAACAGTTTATCACTACCTAGAGTACCAACCCCAATTGTATCACCAAGAGAAATTTCAAAGCAAGCCATATTTAGAAGTTCCTTAGCAATATATGCCACTTTTGAAGGAGGTACTGCTCCTTCCACTAGATAGCCTACAACACATGATATATATCtggagaaaaatatatatgttatgtttcatctattgtgatattttaaaaaaattattaatttaataaaaatacattttttttccctGTACATAATTTGTTTCCAACGAATATAATCAACTCATCCCCACATTCCAACTTAAAAGCATCACATCTTACTATAAACCACTCACAAAAGCATAAAATGATttagcaagaaaaaaaaaaaagctagcaAAAAGATGTGTGTCTTGGTTCTACTTGTTCCTGGATTTATAACCTGCAACCGAACCAAATTATTAACTTACCCATTGATTTcaataagaaaggtcttaggttcgaacctcattccaatcaaatttggcataattaagtttctcactctattttactcttattaaattaaataaattaatagctacaacaaaaaatgatacatatgtatttctttaattaagaattatgtgtctacaatgcctttatttgaaaaaattattcattatcaataaattaaattaaataagaaaaataatttcattagttatattgtcttctccaatgcaaagattctttacattcaaattcatcaattgatgttcattatattgtctattatcttctttttacactatcttgtaattaaatatcaatgttataatacaaaataatgttatatatttatttaccaagtattttattaataccatgaaaaagtAGTTTGgaactaattaattatattaactacttggggagattggttgacaaagagagtattcaaataacctaACAAATTGAAGAGAGATcactttattttactattattgaattaaataaactagtagTTAACACAACAAAATGACACATAtggatttctttaatttagaattatgtgtctacaatacctttaattttttttttaaaaaatcattatcaataaattaaataagaaaaatagttttattagttatattgtatttatttttctctaatgaaaatattctttacattgaaattcatcaattgatattcattacgttgttcattatgttctttttacactatcttgtaattaaatatcaaagttataatacaaaataatgttatatatttatttaccaagtattttattaataccatgaaaaaaaataaaaaagaatagtttgaagccaatcatattaacaataacaagtgtatatttcttaccactcatactcactgggtctactggaccaaataaatccatgtgtagtagactaagaggtcttgatgatgattct
This region of Ipomoea triloba cultivar NCNSP0323 chromosome 15, ASM357664v1 genomic DNA includes:
- the LOC116007306 gene encoding casein kinase II subunit alpha-2-like isoform X2; amino-acid sequence: MFLNLQIFRKEPFFYGYDNHDQLVKIAKVLGTDELNAYLNKYHLELDPQHDALVGRQLISLISSFVMIIKTGRLTAKEAMEQLGKKMNGFAKEEKGLYYLINPPTKKTSVFYDFVHCNNVSIHTWHNRLGHFPVNKMHLLDGVQCSRIKMN
- the LOC116007306 gene encoding uncharacterized protein LOC116007306 isoform X3, translated to MHISTNIIWSLILNMMLWLEGTAGNLGPDLLMQLISLISSFVMIIKTGRLTAKEAMAHPYSFQVRAAENSREQLGKKMNGFAKEEKGLYYLINPPTKKTSVFYDFVHCNNVSIHTWHNRLGHFPVNKMHLLDGVQCSRIKMN
- the LOC116007306 gene encoding casein kinase II subunit alpha-2-like isoform X1; this encodes MFLNLQIFRKEPFFYGYDNHDQLVKIAKVLGTDELNAYLNKYHLELDPQHDALVGRQLISLISSFVMIIKTGRLTAKEAMAHPYSFQVRAAENSREQLGKKMNGFAKEEKGLYYLINPPTKKTSVFYDFVHCNNVSIHTWHNRLGHFPVNKMHLLDGVQCSRIKMN
- the LOC116005798 gene encoding uncharacterized protein LOC116005798, translated to MALKVRNKWGIISGAILVPAISDPEYKAWERCNILVSTWIINSLSPSIAQSVMYFDFATRIWEDLKNRFSQVDAHRISDLQDEIYSLKQGACSVTDYYTQSRILWEEMSALRPLPVCECNLKCQRGLTVPKCSCELAAKIRKEREDDEVIRFLKGLSDEFSSIKSGVLVLEPMSPVHKVFAMAMKLERQLHGLETVHISASLTDAVTENVVAAVNNNNKRRFTFNNMNKYVAKCIFCGMNGHTAKKCYKKHGNTNQKSASSGQIEADLSLSNEQIHKLISMLQSQVGQNSSGSSIAASVSAATSSGLAPNFKAAAEQHPKGKYTFVTTLLQKQHITSDI